The Hypnocyclicus thermotrophus genome includes a window with the following:
- a CDS encoding beta-ketoacyl-ACP synthase III, with the protein MKQLKSVGIVGVGAYVPEKIMTNFDLEKIVETSDEWITSRTGIKERHIAEENEATSDLGYEAAKKALKDANLKPEDIDLIIVATITPDYPFPATAAIIQDKLGAKNAAVFDLEAACSGLVYGIVTGANFISTGAYKNVLVIGAEALSKIMDWTDRNTCVLFGDGAGAVVLSEVEEGYGVLSFDLGADGSGGHTLDQPGGGSRNPATVETVNNRMHYLKMKGKEVFKFAVNVLPKTTLKTLEKAELTIDDVKLYIPHQANFRIIDSAAKKLNESIDKFYMNMDRFGNTSAASIGIALSEIYENKKLKKGDNILLVGFGAGLTYASCVIKWAK; encoded by the coding sequence ATGAAACAATTAAAAAGTGTAGGAATAGTAGGAGTAGGTGCTTATGTTCCAGAAAAAATAATGACTAATTTTGATTTAGAAAAAATAGTTGAAACGAGTGATGAATGGATAACATCTAGAACTGGAATAAAAGAAAGACATATAGCAGAAGAAAATGAAGCTACAAGTGATTTAGGCTATGAGGCCGCTAAAAAAGCTTTGAAAGATGCTAATTTAAAACCTGAAGATATAGATTTAATTATAGTAGCAACTATTACACCAGATTATCCTTTTCCAGCGACGGCAGCTATTATTCAAGATAAATTAGGAGCAAAAAATGCAGCAGTGTTTGATTTAGAAGCTGCTTGTAGTGGATTAGTATATGGGATAGTTACAGGTGCAAATTTTATATCAACAGGAGCCTATAAAAATGTTCTTGTTATTGGAGCAGAAGCTTTATCTAAAATAATGGATTGGACAGATAGAAATACTTGTGTACTTTTTGGTGATGGAGCAGGAGCAGTTGTTTTAAGTGAAGTAGAAGAAGGATATGGTGTTTTATCATTTGATCTTGGAGCAGATGGAAGTGGAGGACATACTCTAGATCAACCAGGAGGCGGATCTAGAAATCCAGCAACAGTAGAAACTGTAAATAATAGAATGCATTATTTAAAAATGAAAGGTAAAGAGGTATTTAAATTTGCAGTAAATGTATTACCAAAAACAACATTAAAAACGCTAGAAAAAGCTGAATTAACAATAGATGATGTAAAATTATATATACCACATCAAGCCAATTTTAGAATAATAGATTCAGCAGCTAAAAAACTTAATGAATCTATAGACAAATTTTATATGAACATGGATAGATTTGGAAACACTTCAGCAGCATCAATAGGAATAGCACTTTCAGAAATATATGAGAATAAAAAATTAAAAAAAGGTGATAATATATTATTAGTAGGATTTGGAGCAGGACTTACATATGCTTCTTGTGTTATTAAGTGGGCTAAATAA
- the plsX gene encoding phosphate acyltransferase PlsX produces the protein MKIALDAMGGDFAPSSTVQGAVEAIKENSDIKIILVGNEEKINEELRKYSYDKEKIEIIHTDEEILMKESMPPALAVRKKKKASMNIAVQLVKDGKANAVVSAGNTGALMTASQLTLKRIKGVLRPAITTIFPKKNGKMVMMDVGANADCKPEYLEQFCIMGMEYAKILLEIKNPKVALLNIGEEEGKGNELVKQSYELIKSNSNINFIGNIESREMLTEGKADVVVADGFTGNIVLKTAEGVAKTIFDILKEEIETNFLYKLAALILKPVFKTVKNSLDSSEYGGALFLGLNGISIKAHGNSNGKAIKNALNVAKKFAESNFIENIKESIDKKERVGGLK, from the coding sequence ATAAAAATAGCTTTAGATGCTATGGGAGGCGATTTTGCTCCTAGCTCAACAGTACAAGGTGCAGTAGAAGCTATAAAAGAAAATAGTGATATTAAAATAATCCTTGTAGGAAATGAAGAAAAAATTAATGAAGAATTAAGAAAATATAGTTACGATAAAGAAAAAATAGAAATTATACATACAGATGAAGAAATATTAATGAAAGAATCTATGCCACCAGCACTGGCGGTAAGAAAAAAGAAAAAAGCTTCTATGAATATAGCTGTCCAACTTGTAAAAGATGGAAAAGCTAATGCAGTAGTATCTGCTGGAAATACAGGAGCACTTATGACAGCTAGCCAGCTTACATTAAAAAGAATAAAAGGTGTATTAAGACCAGCTATAACAACTATTTTTCCTAAAAAAAATGGGAAAATGGTAATGATGGATGTAGGTGCTAATGCAGATTGTAAACCTGAATATTTAGAGCAGTTTTGTATAATGGGAATGGAATATGCTAAAATTTTGTTAGAAATAAAAAATCCTAAAGTAGCTCTTTTGAATATTGGAGAAGAAGAAGGAAAAGGAAATGAATTAGTAAAACAATCATATGAATTGATAAAATCTAATTCAAACATTAATTTTATTGGGAATATAGAATCAAGAGAAATGCTAACAGAAGGAAAAGCAGATGTAGTAGTTGCAGATGGATTTACAGGAAACATAGTACTAAAAACAGCTGAAGGAGTTGCAAAAACTATATTTGATATATTAAAAGAAGAAATAGAAACAAATTTTTTATATAAATTAGCTGCGCTAATTTTAAAACCTGTATTTAAAACAGTAAAAAATAGTTTGGATTCATCTGAATATGGAGGAGCATTATTTTTAGGATTGAATGGTATTTCCATAAAAGCTCATGGTAATTCAAACGGAAAAGCTATAAAGAATGCTCTTAATGTTGCAAAAAAATTTGCTGAAAGTAATTTTATAGAAAATATAAAAGAAAGTATTGATAAAAAGGAGCGAGTAGGAGGACTTAAATGA
- the rpmF gene encoding 50S ribosomal protein L32 — MAVPKKKTSKAKKNMRRSHHAIKASSLSTCDHCGAPKRPHRVCLECGSYNGKQVIAQAE; from the coding sequence ATGGCAGTACCTAAGAAAAAAACTTCTAAAGCTAAAAAAAATATGAGAAGATCTCATCATGCAATTAAAGCTTCTAGCTTATCAACATGTGATCATTGTGGAGCACCAAAAAGACCTCATAGAGTTTGTTTAGAATGTGGAAGCTACAATGGGAAACAAGTAATAGCACAAGCTGAATAA
- a CDS encoding YceD family protein translates to MKIDLKKLKEENKSHVVINDSLPILDSEEFKISKPIDFNVNLTLIDDEVFIKGNFNTEVKLECGKCLNKFHYYLEGELEGHFIDKAKIKKIINELEDEYENSGEIFEELKDDEIDLANLIREHIILELPSYPICSNNCQGVENFDNYLDDGVDPRWQQLIDITNKKNK, encoded by the coding sequence ATGAAAATTGATTTGAAAAAATTAAAAGAAGAAAACAAAAGCCATGTGGTAATTAATGATAGTTTACCAATATTGGATTCTGAAGAATTTAAAATTTCAAAACCAATAGATTTTAATGTAAACTTAACATTAATTGATGATGAGGTTTTTATAAAAGGAAATTTTAACACAGAAGTTAAACTAGAGTGTGGAAAATGTTTAAATAAATTTCATTACTATTTAGAAGGTGAATTAGAAGGACATTTTATTGATAAGGCAAAAATAAAAAAAATTATAAATGAATTAGAGGATGAATACGAGAATAGTGGAGAAATTTTTGAAGAGCTAAAGGATGATGAAATAGACTTAGCTAATTTAATAAGGGAACATATAATATTAGAATTACCAAGTTATCCAATATGTAGTAATAATTGCCAAGGGGTTGAAAATTTTGACAATTATTTAGATGATGGAGTAGATCCTAGATGGCAACAACTTATAGATATAACAAATAAAAAAAATAAATAA